The Chryseobacterium indologenes genomic sequence TTCTTTTAATACGTATTTTTATCTAAAAAATTCTGTCTTTACATTCCGGAATATAAACTGTTTTGGTTTTCGCTCGATATATGAAAATAAAAAAGCCATCAAAACTGATGGCTTCATTATTTAAATCAATTATTTATAAAATTAAAAATTTGCTGGTGTAGCTGGAGTGATCGCTGCTAAGTTGTTGTAAGCTTCTCCGTCTTCGTTGATCACTCTTTTGGCGAATCTGTATTTAGGTCCCCAATAAGAGTCATTCAGTGAAGAGATCATTACTCCTTTTGATGTCGCTGCGTGGATAAATTTAACCTCACCCTCTTCAGTAACACTTTCTACAATACCTACGTGAGAAATTCTTCTTCCATGAGAAAAGAAGATCAAATCTCCTTTCTGTAGGCTTCCTTTTTCAATTCTTTCTCCTTCCTGAGCCTGAGAAGCAGCTACTCTTGGTAAGCTAAGCCCCGCAGCAGCCCCGAATACAGAAAGAACAAAAGCTGAACAATCTATACCGTTTCTTGTTGTTCCTCCGTATCTGTAAGGAGTTCCAAGGTATGTTTCAGCTTCAGTAAGGATACCGTCAATCGTTTTATTATGTTTGATTGCTTTGGCAATCTCAGAATTCTTAATTGCTTTTTTAGCATTAGCTATAGATGCCGCTTTTTCAGCAAGGAAAGAGTCGATAAGTCTCTGCTTATCCTGCTCCATTTTTTTGTTATCTATAGAAGCTAGTTTGGCATCTGTTTTGTATTCTTTAGTGTAAGTTGCTGGTTTTGAAACTACATAATTGGTAGCACACGATTGCATTGATACGGTAGTAACTATAGCAACTAAATAAAACAAAACTCTTTTCTTCATATATATTTGATTATCCGTGTTAAAAGGAATATTTATTTTCAAAAGCATTACAAAAGTAGAGATTCCGATTAAAAGACCCCTGATATGATTATTGTCAGGATCTTATTTTAACACATTTTAACATATTATTTACGTATGTTAAAGAAAAATAAACCGCAACAGCCATTTTTTGGCAAGTCTGCGGTTTTTTTTTATTAAGATTCTTTAACAAAATCTATCGATTTTCTTCTATAAATCATGATTTCAAATGTAAAACTCTAATTTTCAAGGGTGTTAAAAAAATAAAACAAATGCCTGATAAACTGGTTGTTGGTGGGCTTTTAACGGTTGTTTTACATCCATTCCGAAATGATAAGTCTTCTTTATGGATATGATATGGACGAAGACCATAATCATTAACAAAAATTCTTCTTGCTAAATGGACAGATATAAAAAATTCCCCGGCAAAAAACCGGGGAATTTAAACTAATATGGAACTATACAGATGTTATTTGGTGAACAACATTTCTCTGTATTTTGTCATTGGCCAAAGTTCATCATCCACCATCATTTCCAATGCATCAGAAGCTTCTCTGATCCCGTCGAATAATGGTTTTACTTTGTTACAATAGTCTTCTGCCTGCTTTTGACTGTCTGATACACCTCTTGCAGCTTCTCTGGCTTTGATAAGGCCTTCAACACCTAATTTAATTTTAGACACATTTTCAGAAATGTCGGTAATCAAACTCATTTGTTCTTTTGCCAAAGGCTTGAATTCTTTATCTCCAAAGATTTCCTTAAGACCTTTTACGTTTTCAATTAACCTGTTCTGATAATTTAAAGCTGAAGGAATAATATGATTTCTTGCAATGTCGCTTAAAACTCTTGCTTCAATATCAATAACCGTAGAGTATTTTTCTAATTTGATTTCGTTTCTTGCTTCAACTTCTCTGTGGTTGAAAATTCCCATCTCTTCATAAAGATCCAGGAATTTTTTATCCATTTCCTGTTTAAGAGCTTCCGGAGTTGTTTTAAGGTTGTTCAATCCTCTTTTCTTAGCCTCTTTTGCCCAGTCATCAGAATATCCGTCTCCTTCAAACATAATGCTCTTAGACTGCTTGATGTATTCTCTCAAGACGTTAAAGATTGCTTCGTCTTTCTTCAATCCTCCTTCGATAAGAGCATCTACTTCTTTTTTAAAGTCGTTCAGCTGTTTTGCAGCAATTGTATTCATTACCGTCATAGATTCTGCACAGTTTGCAGAAGATCCTACCGCTCTGATCTCAAATTTATTTCCTGTAAACGCAAATGGAGAAGTTCTGTTTCTATCCGTATTATCTAGTAAGATTTCCGGGATTTTTCCAACAACGTTTAATTTTAATTCTGTTTTTTCTTCCGGAGATAATTTCCCGTTGGTTACTTTTTCAAGCTCTTCCAAAACACTGAATAACTGGCTTCCGATAAACACAGAAATAATTGCGGGTGGTGCTTCGTTAGCTCCCAATCTGTGGTCGTTGCTTGCAGATGCAATACTTGCTCTTAAAAGGTCAGCATATTCATGTACAGCCTTAATTGTATTCACGAAGAATGTTAAGAACTGTAAGTTTTTCTTTGGATTTTTTCCGGGACTTAATAAGTTTTCTCCGGTATCGGTAGCTAGAGACCAGTTGTTGTGCTTTCCGCTTCCGTTTACTCCTGCAAATGGCTTTTCGTGGAATAAGATATGGAAGTGGTGCTTGTGAGCTACTCTTGCCATGATATCCATCAATAAAGAGTTGTGGTCTACAGCAACGTTTACTTCCTCAAACATCGGTGCCAACTCAAACTGATTTGGAGCAACCTCGTTATGTCTTGTCGTTGCAGGGATACCCAATTTCATACATTCGATCTCCAGTTCTTTCATGAAGTTCATGACCCTTGTAGGAATGGATCCGAAGTAGTGGTCATCCAACTGCTGTCCTTTTGCAGGAGAATGTCCCAGCAAAGTTTTACCCGTTAATACAAGGTCCGGACGTGATTGGTATAACGCGGAATCAACCAGGAAGTATTCTTGCTCCCAACCTAAAGTAGGAGTTACTTTTGTTACATTTTTATCAAAATACTGCATTACACTTGTTGCAGCTTCATCTACTGCATTCAAAGCTCTTAATAAAGGAGCTTTGTAGTCAAGAGTTTCTCCCGTATAAGAAATAAAGATCGATGGAATACATAATGTAGTTCCCATGATAAAAGCCGGAGATGTAGGATCCCATGCTGTGTATCCTCTTGCTTCAAAAGTATTTCTGATTCCTCCGTTCGGGAAAGAAGAGGCATCCGGCTCTTGTTGGATCAGCATATTTCCGCTGAATCTTTCAATCGCTCTTCCCCCTTCAATAGGAGTGAAAAAGAATCGTGTTTTTCTGCTGTCGTTCCTGTCAAAGGCTGAAACCAGTGAGTATAGTGGGTTACCCCTTTGCTCATTGCCCAGTCTTTCATTGCTACAGCTACCTGGTCTGCAATGTGTCTCTGGATTTTAGTTCCTTTTTTAATGGCATCCATGATGGAGCCAAATGCTTCCTTCGTTAAATATTCTCTCATGGTTTCTTCTGAGAAAACATTCGTACAGAATAGTTCTGATAATTTTGCAGGGACCTCAACAGAGTTGTCTTTTCTGAAATCCTTAAATGGTAGTGTTTCTAATGCTTTGAATCTTAAGGTTGACATATTGGGTTTATTTTGATAGGGCAAATTTACAAAAAAAATGAATCGAAATCATTTTGACCCTAAAAAATTTAGGGGTGTTATGAAAATTTATATAATTTAAACAATTGTTTGGTCTTTTTTTAACAGGGGTATTTTGTGAATTAATTCTAAAATATGAATATGTAGCAGCAATTTGGCGGGGGTCATCGAACGCAAATACATTTTTTGTTATTGATTGCCGGAATCCTGTGCGATTAAGCTACTTATTAAAAGATAGTTAAAATAAAATGGGCAAAGATTTTGTATATTTGTGTGAAATTTATTTTATGACAAATTCTAGAGCAAGAGAAACAACAGAGGCTATTGAAAGACTATACATCTCTATGAGACATTTATTTTATAGAGGATTTTTCAAGCCGGGGGGTGTTTCAGGAGAAAGTATCAGAAGTTTGTTAAAAACCATCAATCCGGAAATTTACGGAACCATGAATATTCCGAATAAATTGGAACTTGACGGGTTGATGTATGTTTTAGACAGGCTTCCGGAAGGGATTGAGGAATGTGCTTTTATTCATCTTACATCTGATGAAGGGTTTGATAAAGGAAGTTTCGAACCTATTGTTCCGAAAAAAAGAAGAAGAAACTGTTATAGAATAGACGAGCACCAGATGAATATTGAAGTTCTTTTGGGCCGTTCGGAGATTTATGACATTCTTACCCACCTTACCTTTTTATTTATAGAAGCGGATAAAATCCGTAATCTGGCTTTCATTCAGGATGAAAACTGGAAACCGACACGTGCTTTCAAAATTATTGAAGAAGTGGTGAAAGGTGAGAAAAATTCAGTAGAAGAGAAAAAGAAGTGGCACTTATCCATCTTTCATCTTTAATCGGAAGATCTTTTGATGAAACATTAAGGGCTTATAATACTTTTGGAGATGATCATAATCCTGACCGTCTGTTTAAAATCATCTATAACTTAGGAAAAGTAAGCCTTGATGATGCCAAAGGGTCAAGAGAAAGAGAAATTTATTTCAGTGCTATATTAAAAGAAAGAGTAGGGCATCACTATTTTGGTGAAAAATGGGCACATAAAGTGAAGGAGGTTTTATTCGAAAATGACCTTCATATGCGTCCTTTGCATATTATCTCTGCCAATATGCATTCTGTGAAAAATATGCTGTATGCTAATAATGCTCTTAAAAAGAAACAGCATCATGAAGTTGACTATAAATTGTATGAAGAGATTTCGAACAAAAAAGAACTTCGTGACAAGGTATTAAAATATGCGTTGGATGAAGGAATGATCCATATTGCTGATAAGAGTGGAAGTAATATTGATGTTCAGATCATTGATCTCAGCAAAACCGATTTGAAGAATACTCCGTTTGCTGATGCTAAATTTGGAGGTGATGATGTGCTGCTGGTATTTGATTATGCTTTCGGTGAGCAGGCTTTTGAGGTAATGGACGAACTTCTAAGACCTTTTGAGCATAAAGGCGAAGTCTATATGATGAAAGTAAAGTCTGTTT encodes the following:
- a CDS encoding C40 family peptidase, with product MKKRVLFYLVAIVTTVSMQSCATNYVVSKPATYTKEYKTDAKLASIDNKKMEQDKQRLIDSFLAEKAASIANAKKAIKNSEIAKAIKHNKTIDGILTEAETYLGTPYRYGGTTRNGIDCSAFVLSVFGAAAGLSLPRVAASQAQEGERIEKGSLQKGDLIFFSHGRRISHVGIVESVTEEGEVKFIHAATSKGVMISSLNDSYWGPKYRFAKRVINEDGEAYNNLAAITPATPANF